In a single window of the Pseudomonas entomophila genome:
- a CDS encoding LysR family transcriptional regulator — MDMLHAMRTFARVVECGSFAAAANALDISAAQVSRIVAELENQLQTRLLHRTTRRLRMSEAGERFLERSRQIMLLTEEAMDEARGAHLTPRGHLRFHCTHGLGLLMMPLVARYNAANPEVVMELTLSQRNPDPLAEGHDVVITIGQGLPDSQLIAIPLGSIHSILCASPDYLARHGVPKRPEDLHKHVCLRTVDPLFEEDWSFEQAQDNCVIVPQDTFLTNVADAMLKATELGMGVGLLPYYSASQAMEEGRLCRLLAPHRLRQREIYAIYPSRHYLDAKVRTWLDFLKEQLPVLFQAHQQVADEPRYWR; from the coding sequence ATGGATATGCTGCACGCGATGCGCACCTTCGCCCGGGTAGTGGAGTGCGGCAGTTTTGCCGCGGCGGCCAATGCGCTGGATATATCGGCGGCGCAAGTGTCACGGATCGTCGCGGAGCTCGAGAACCAGTTGCAGACCCGCCTGCTGCACCGCACCACCCGCAGGCTGCGCATGAGCGAGGCGGGGGAGCGCTTTCTCGAGCGTTCGCGGCAGATCATGCTGCTGACCGAGGAAGCCATGGACGAGGCACGCGGTGCCCACCTCACGCCGCGTGGTCATTTGCGCTTCCATTGCACCCATGGTCTGGGCCTGTTGATGATGCCGCTGGTGGCCCGCTACAACGCCGCCAACCCCGAAGTGGTGATGGAGTTGACGCTCTCCCAGCGCAACCCCGACCCGTTGGCCGAAGGCCACGACGTGGTGATCACTATCGGCCAGGGGTTACCGGACTCGCAACTGATCGCCATCCCCTTGGGCAGCATCCACAGCATTCTCTGTGCCTCGCCCGACTACCTGGCGCGCCACGGTGTGCCCAAGCGTCCAGAGGACCTGCACAAACACGTTTGCCTGCGCACGGTCGACCCCTTGTTCGAGGAGGACTGGTCGTTCGAGCAGGCACAGGACAACTGTGTGATCGTGCCGCAGGACACCTTCCTCACCAATGTCGCGGATGCGATGCTCAAGGCCACCGAGCTGGGCATGGGGGTGGGGCTGCTGCCGTACTATTCGGCCAGCCAGGCGATGGAAGAGGGACGCCTGTGCCGTTTGCTGGCGCCTCACCGGCTGCGCCAGCGCGAAATCTATGCGATCTACCCGTCGCGGCACTACCTGGACGCCAAGGTGCGTACCTGGCTGGACTTTCTCAAGGAGCAGTTGCCGGTGTTGTTCCAGGCGCACCAGCAAGTGGCGGATGAGCCACGCTATTGGCGGTAG
- a CDS encoding OprD family porin encodes MPLRRFAIALPMLGLSPLALADSTQSQTKGLLEDSTWSLLNRSVFDQRDYRHGGRNSGARNAYKPRAERNRKAEEWAYGLMGSFSSGFTQGLVGVGFDAHAHQGVQLDSGGGRAGKARLLGVDNQGHPKSTYSRGGGAVKLRMSNTVLAYGEQRVKTPVFSSSDSRLLPETATGWLLTSNEVDRLKLVAGHFNESTDRNASSHDQGFVVNYSNGRQGSAFDLAGAVWSPINTVSASLFTSRYEDTWRQHYLGSTLSHAIDDQRSVSLDLNLYRTTNTGKALSGSIDNTTWSLVSRYVQGPQTFSLGWQQVDGNTPFDYVTRGAIFLGNAVQLSDFNAPNEKSWQARYDLNLSAYGVPGLSLTALYVRGFDIDGSHVDRTGGYAYLGYGEGGKHWERDLEARYVVQGGTAKGLAISLRHNVHRGNVAQAELDADQIRLAVEYPLTGIW; translated from the coding sequence ATGCCGCTACGCCGCTTCGCCATCGCCCTGCCCATGCTCGGGCTCAGCCCCCTGGCCCTGGCCGACTCCACCCAGTCGCAAACCAAGGGCCTGCTCGAAGACAGCACCTGGAGCCTGCTCAACCGCAGCGTCTTCGACCAACGCGACTACCGCCACGGTGGCCGTAACAGCGGCGCGCGCAACGCCTACAAGCCACGTGCCGAACGCAACCGCAAGGCCGAGGAATGGGCCTACGGCTTGATGGGCTCGTTCAGCTCCGGCTTCACCCAGGGCCTGGTCGGTGTCGGGTTCGACGCCCATGCCCACCAGGGCGTGCAGCTCGACAGCGGCGGTGGCCGCGCGGGCAAGGCGCGCCTGCTAGGGGTCGACAATCAGGGCCACCCCAAAAGCACGTATAGCCGTGGAGGCGGCGCGGTCAAGTTGAGGATGTCGAACACAGTGCTGGCGTATGGCGAACAGCGCGTGAAAACGCCGGTGTTCAGTTCCTCCGACAGCCGCCTGTTGCCGGAGACCGCCACCGGCTGGTTGCTCACCAGCAACGAGGTCGACCGGCTCAAGCTGGTCGCCGGGCACTTCAACGAAAGTACCGACCGCAATGCCTCGAGCCACGACCAGGGCTTCGTGGTCAATTACTCCAATGGCCGCCAGGGCAGTGCGTTCGACCTGGCCGGGGCGGTGTGGAGTCCGATCAACACCGTCAGCGCCAGCCTCTTCACCTCGCGCTACGAGGACACCTGGCGCCAGCATTACCTGGGCAGCACGCTCAGCCATGCCATCGATGACCAGCGCAGCGTCAGCCTCGACCTGAACCTGTATCGCACCACCAACACCGGCAAGGCGTTATCAGGAAGCATTGACAACACCACCTGGAGCTTGGTGTCCCGCTATGTTCAAGGCCCGCAAACCTTCAGCCTGGGCTGGCAGCAGGTGGATGGCAACACGCCATTCGACTACGTCACCCGCGGGGCGATCTTCCTTGGCAACGCGGTACAGCTGTCCGACTTCAATGCCCCCAACGAGAAGTCATGGCAGGCGCGCTACGACCTGAACCTGAGCGCCTATGGCGTGCCCGGGCTGAGCCTGACGGCGCTGTATGTGCGCGGGTTCGACATCGATGGCAGCCATGTCGACCGTACCGGTGGATATGCGTACCTGGGCTATGGCGAGGGTGGCAAGCATTGGGAGCGGGACCTGGAGGCACGCTACGTGGTGCAGGGTGGCACAGCCAAGGGCCTGGCGATTTCACTGAGGCACAACGTGCACCGCGGGAATGTGGCCCAGGCGGAGCTGGATGCGGACCAGATCAGGTTGGCGGTGGAATATCCGCTGACCGGCATCTGGTAA
- a CDS encoding DUF1624 domain-containing protein yields the protein MTSAPPTLLSQRLQSIDALRGLVILFMLLDHVRETFYLHRQVSDPMSIDATEPGLFASRTLAHLCAPVFVLLTGLSAWLYGEKHQGRGDVATFLFKRGLFLVVLEFTLVNFAWTFQLPPSVIYLQVIWAIGLSMIALSLLVWLPRPALVLVGVAIIGGHNLLDGLHFDVASPLHVPWAILHDRGWLEVGEHLRLRTSYPVLPWIGVIALGYGLGPWFARASNAADRQRHLLVAAAGALLGFVALRLLNGYGETPWRDFPDATQTLMSFFNITKYPPSLLFLALTLGVGLLLLRGFERAGSARWIGVLAVFGAAPMFFYLLHLYVLKLLYLAGVALFGLNQGAYFGFDGIGAVWLGAVLLAVALYLPVRGFARLKARRRDIAWLKYL from the coding sequence ATGACTAGCGCCCCACCCACCCTCCTCTCCCAGCGCCTGCAGAGCATCGATGCCCTGCGCGGTCTGGTGATCCTGTTTATGCTGCTGGACCACGTGCGGGAAACCTTCTACCTGCACCGCCAGGTCAGCGACCCGATGAGCATCGACGCCACCGAGCCCGGTTTGTTCGCCAGCCGTACGCTGGCGCACCTGTGCGCGCCAGTGTTCGTGCTGCTCACCGGCTTGTCCGCCTGGCTCTACGGCGAAAAGCACCAGGGGCGTGGCGATGTCGCCACCTTCCTGTTCAAGCGTGGGTTGTTCCTGGTGGTGCTGGAGTTCACCCTGGTCAACTTCGCCTGGACCTTCCAGCTGCCACCGAGCGTGATCTACCTGCAGGTGATCTGGGCCATCGGCCTGAGCATGATCGCACTGTCGCTGCTGGTGTGGCTGCCACGGCCAGCGCTGGTACTGGTTGGCGTGGCGATCATCGGCGGGCACAACCTGCTCGATGGCCTGCACTTCGATGTCGCATCACCGCTGCATGTACCGTGGGCGATCCTGCATGACCGGGGTTGGCTGGAAGTCGGCGAACACTTGCGCCTGCGCACGTCCTACCCAGTGCTGCCGTGGATCGGGGTGATCGCCCTGGGCTACGGCCTGGGGCCTTGGTTTGCCCGGGCCAGCAACGCCGCCGACCGTCAGCGGCATTTGCTGGTGGCCGCCGCCGGAGCCCTGCTCGGCTTCGTCGCGCTGCGCCTGCTCAATGGCTACGGCGAAACACCTTGGCGCGATTTCCCGGACGCCACCCAGACCCTGATGAGTTTTTTCAACATCACCAAGTACCCGCCGTCGCTGCTGTTCCTGGCCCTGACCCTGGGTGTCGGCCTGCTGTTGCTGCGCGGCTTCGAGCGCGCCGGCAGCGCGCGCTGGATCGGCGTGCTGGCCGTGTTCGGCGCCGCCCCGATGTTTTTCTACCTGCTGCACCTGTACGTGCTGAAGCTGCTGTACCTGGCCGGTGTCGCCCTGTTTGGCCTGAACCAGGGGGCCTACTTCGGCTTCGACGGCATTGGCGCGGTGTGGCTGGGTGCCGTGCTGCTGGCGGTGGCGCTTTATCTGCCGGTGCGGGGGTTCGCTCGTCTCAAGGCACGCCGTCGCGATATCGCCTGGCTCAAGTACCTTTGA
- the tssD gene encoding type VI secretion system tube protein TssD, which produces MAFNGYMSIKGNRQGLISAGCNTQPSIGNKCQLVHQDEITVLSFNHAIATPDTNQRAVHQPVVITKQFT; this is translated from the coding sequence ATGGCGTTCAATGGCTACATGAGTATCAAAGGCAATCGACAGGGGTTGATTTCGGCGGGGTGCAATACCCAGCCATCCATTGGCAACAAATGCCAGCTCGTGCACCAGGACGAAATAACGGTGCTGTCCTTCAATCACGCTATTGCCACCCCTGATACCAACCAACGTGCTGTGCATCAGCCCGTGGTGATCACCAAGCAATTCACCTGA
- a CDS encoding PLP-dependent aminotransferase family protein: MLQLHPDSSTPLVNQIIDGLRALIDDQTLKPGAKVPSIRAFASTYSVSTFTVVEAYDRLVAQGLLVSKGNAGFFVNRAANELLDKHNVEADTTRPTFNSEWYLQQIFEIRQLPFKPGCGWLPNDWMYEEGLRRGLRQVAGSPLELSGYGDPMGLPELRALTAQNLQQELSIVANPAQLMLTHGASQALDLAVRTLVRPGDVVLVDDPGYPNLMSILRTQGATLIGVPRTPAGYDLDHLERLLAHHRPTAFFTQPHLHSPTCSRTPLAQLHRLLQLASQHGLRLVENNLYADMIADPLPCLASLDHLQQVVYVGSYSKSISPNVRVGYLLANPELTQQLLHLKMRSGLTTSQVMERVVYAAIIDGRWRKHLKRLRQRLAEAHQEVGRHLHRLGFELFIESDEGMYIWTRHPAIPDSAALLDDALEKGIMLGPGQLFMVDAKATGWMRFNVAFSTDPAMWELLEKVLVKHVRRGAL; the protein is encoded by the coding sequence ATGCTCCAGCTCCATCCGGACTCCTCCACCCCGCTGGTCAACCAGATCATCGATGGGTTGCGCGCGCTGATCGACGACCAGACCCTCAAGCCTGGCGCGAAGGTACCCTCGATCCGGGCCTTCGCCTCCACTTACTCGGTGAGCACCTTCACCGTGGTCGAGGCCTACGACCGGCTGGTGGCCCAGGGGTTGCTGGTAAGCAAGGGCAATGCAGGCTTCTTCGTCAATCGTGCGGCGAACGAGCTGCTGGACAAGCACAACGTCGAGGCCGACACCACCCGTCCCACCTTCAATTCCGAGTGGTACCTGCAACAGATCTTCGAGATCCGCCAATTGCCGTTCAAGCCGGGTTGCGGCTGGCTGCCCAACGACTGGATGTACGAGGAAGGCCTGCGTCGCGGCCTGCGCCAGGTGGCCGGCAGCCCGCTGGAACTTTCCGGCTACGGCGACCCCATGGGCCTGCCGGAGTTGCGCGCGCTGACCGCGCAGAACCTGCAGCAGGAACTGTCGATCGTCGCCAACCCGGCGCAGCTGATGCTCACTCACGGCGCCAGCCAGGCCCTGGACCTGGCCGTGCGCACCCTGGTGCGACCGGGCGATGTGGTGCTGGTGGACGACCCCGGCTACCCCAACCTGATGAGCATCCTGCGCACCCAGGGCGCCACCCTGATCGGCGTGCCACGCACCCCGGCCGGCTACGATCTGGACCACCTCGAACGCCTGCTGGCGCACCACCGCCCCACCGCGTTCTTCACCCAGCCGCACCTGCACAGCCCGACCTGCTCGCGCACCCCGCTGGCGCAGTTGCACCGCTTGCTGCAACTGGCCAGCCAGCACGGTTTGCGCCTGGTGGAGAACAACCTCTACGCCGATATGATCGCCGACCCGCTGCCATGCCTGGCGAGCCTGGACCACTTGCAGCAGGTGGTCTACGTCGGCAGCTATTCGAAAAGCATCTCGCCCAACGTGCGGGTCGGCTACCTGCTGGCCAACCCTGAACTTACGCAGCAACTGCTGCACCTGAAGATGCGCTCGGGCCTGACCACCTCGCAGGTGATGGAGCGGGTGGTGTACGCCGCGATCATCGATGGCCGCTGGCGCAAGCACCTCAAGCGCCTGCGCCAGCGCCTGGCCGAGGCGCACCAGGAGGTGGGCCGGCACCTGCACCGGCTGGGCTTCGAGCTGTTCATCGAGTCGGACGAGGGGATGTATATCTGGACCCGCCACCCAGCGATTCCAGACAGCGCGGCGTTGCTGGATGACGCGCTGGAGAAAGGCATCATGCTCGGGCCCGGGCAGCTGTTCATGGTCGATGCCAAGGCCACCGGGTGGATGCGCTTCAATGTGGCGTTCAGCACCGACCCTGCGATGTGGGAGTTGCTGGAGAAGGTGTTGGTCAAGCACGTGCGCCGCGGGGCGCTGTGA